Proteins from a single region of Desulfolutivibrio sulfoxidireducens:
- a CDS encoding type II toxin-antitoxin system PemK/MazF family toxin, translated as MDVVTPRRFDVFLVGFDPVVGHETAKTRPVIVVSPNELNDSLKTVLVVPLTSTVRNLPFRLRLRFEGRDGEAAPDQMRAVDARRLVKKLGHLTRRDQDRMLILLREMFA; from the coding sequence ATGGACGTGGTGACCCCGCGTCGATTCGACGTGTTCCTGGTGGGTTTCGATCCGGTCGTGGGGCACGAGACGGCCAAGACGCGGCCGGTCATCGTGGTCTCGCCGAACGAACTCAACGACTCGCTTAAAACCGTGCTGGTGGTCCCGCTGACCTCGACGGTCAGGAACCTGCCCTTCCGCTTGCGCCTGCGCTTCGAGGGCCGCGACGGCGAGGCCGCCCCGGATCAGATGCGGGCTGTGGACGCCAGGCGTCTGGTAAAAAAGCTGGGGCACCTGACCCGCCGGGATCAGGATCGGATGCTGATCCTCTTGCGGGAGATGTTCGCCTGA
- a CDS encoding AbrB/MazE/SpoVT family DNA-binding domain-containing protein, whose product MRATIVSVGNSRGIRIPKAVLEELGSPSSLELRLEGGELVLTPSSVPRQGWAEAARAAASTLEPLPGAPATDWDEKEWTW is encoded by the coding sequence ATGCGCGCCACCATTGTGTCTGTCGGCAACAGCAGGGGGATTCGCATCCCCAAGGCAGTGCTGGAGGAACTCGGTTCTCCGTCAAGCCTGGAATTGCGCCTGGAAGGCGGCGAGTTGGTGCTCACGCCCTCCAGTGTGCCCCGGCAGGGATGGGCCGAGGCCGCCAGGGCCGCGGCGTCCACGCTGGAACCGCTTCCCGGAGCGCCTGCGACGGACTGGGACGAGAAGGAATGGACGTGGTGA